From Dermochelys coriacea isolate rDerCor1 chromosome 8, rDerCor1.pri.v4, whole genome shotgun sequence, the proteins below share one genomic window:
- the PTTG1 gene encoding securin isoform X1, with product MATLIFIDKENEGDVGAAPKDRLRLSSVSSKVLSERSQIQTPLVGRTANATPARSQSVRKALGNVNRTLGTTNKKEIRKQKKQALPSKETTGKTTQVESCSVAAEEAYPEIENFFPFNPLDFESLEVPEEHKLSHMSLTGAPLLIFDKNIPDRCINMVPSPVKLSHISWECELLQSTANFLSTLDEIIDLPPLSDDS from the exons ATGGCAACCCTTATATTCATAGACAAAGAGAATGAAGGAGATGTTGGTGCCGCTCCTAAGGATCGGCTAAGATTGTCCTCAGTATCTT CAAAAGTCTTATCTGAAAGATCACAGATCCAGACTCCACTTGTTGGAAGAACAGCTAATGCAACTCCAGCTCGGTCTCAGTCTGTCAGAAAGGCTCTCGGAAATGTAAACAGGACTTTGGGAACCACAAACAAGAAGGAAATTCGGAAACAGAAAAAACAGGCTTTGCCTTCCAAGGAA ACTACTGGAAAGACCACTCAAGTGGAAAGTTGCAGTGTGGCCGCTGAAGAAGCCTATCCAGAAATTGAAAACTTCTTTCCCTTCAATCCTCTCG ACTTTGAGAGTTTGGAAGTTCCTGAAGAACACAAATTAAGCCACATgtccctgactggggctcctCTATTGATATTTGACAAAAATATACCTGACAGATGTATAAACATGGTCCCGTCACCTGTGAAGCTGTCTCACATTTCATGGGAATGTG AATTGCTACAATCAACTGCCAACTTTCTCTCTACCTTGGATGAAATCATTGACTTGCCACCTTTGAGTGATGACTCTTAA
- the PTTG1 gene encoding securin isoform X2, which produces MATLIFIDKENEGDVGAAPKDRLRLSSVSSKVLSERSQIQTPLVGRTANATPARSQSVRKALGNVNRTLGTTNKKEIRKQKKQALPSKETTGKTTQVESCSVAAEEAYPEIENFFPFNPLELLQSTANFLSTLDEIIDLPPLSDDS; this is translated from the exons ATGGCAACCCTTATATTCATAGACAAAGAGAATGAAGGAGATGTTGGTGCCGCTCCTAAGGATCGGCTAAGATTGTCCTCAGTATCTT CAAAAGTCTTATCTGAAAGATCACAGATCCAGACTCCACTTGTTGGAAGAACAGCTAATGCAACTCCAGCTCGGTCTCAGTCTGTCAGAAAGGCTCTCGGAAATGTAAACAGGACTTTGGGAACCACAAACAAGAAGGAAATTCGGAAACAGAAAAAACAGGCTTTGCCTTCCAAGGAA ACTACTGGAAAGACCACTCAAGTGGAAAGTTGCAGTGTGGCCGCTGAAGAAGCCTATCCAGAAATTGAAAACTTCTTTCCCTTCAATCCTCTCG AATTGCTACAATCAACTGCCAACTTTCTCTCTACCTTGGATGAAATCATTGACTTGCCACCTTTGAGTGATGACTCTTAA